A single Drosophila miranda strain MSH22 chromosome XR, D.miranda_PacBio2.1, whole genome shotgun sequence DNA region contains:
- the LOC108165489 gene encoding protein ERGIC-53: MLPTFCKFLAIFCIFAKQTYATTNLSPGAVGVHRRFEYKYSFKPPYLAQKDGTVPFWEYGGNAIASSESVRVAPSLRSQKGAIWTKTQTNFDWWDVEIVFRVTGRGRIGADGLAFWYTTEKGDYNGPVFGSSDRWNGLGIIFDSFDNDNKHNNPYISAVVNDGTKQYDHTNDGTTQLLSGCLRDFRNKPFPTRARIEYYNNVLTVLIHNGMTNNNDDYELCMRSDGVNLPKNGYFGVSAATGGLADDHDVFHFLTTSLHAAGQVQENQKVDNQKLTAEYNEYQDKLEKQKLEYKKEHPNEHKDEEDFDEFYESEDQRELRQIWQGQSQIAEHLRELSRKVDEIIGRQENTLTLVSRGLAANAGQALPPAAAGSVPQQQQLGGGGVVSRTDVDLLLTNQNVLLSSIREIRQLVGDINVRTDNIQTNQKHAPTAQIQSTGYDVQTLIAEMRDGMNQVKQGISHVGQKLASAPQGAAQVANCPTGSCVGVTLFLSVTVVQLLLVFIYNIFKNRSEAQAKKFY, from the exons ATGCTGCCAACATTTTGCAAATTCCTGGCCATTTTCTGCATATTTGCTAAACAAACATATGCGACGACCAACCTGAGTCCAGGGGCCGTTGGCGTGCACCGTCGATTCGAGTACAAGTACTCGTTTAAGCCGCCGTATTTGGCCCAAAAAGACGGCACCGTACCCTTCTGGGAGTACGGGGGAA ATGCCATTGCCAGCTCCGAGAGTGTGCGTGTGGCACCGTCGCTGCGTTCGCAGAAGGGTGCCATCTGGACCAAAACGCAGACCAACTTCGACTGGTGGGATGTGGAGATTGTGTTCCGCGTGACGGGACGTGGCCGTATCGGAGCCGATGGTCTGGCCTTCTGGTACACCACCGAGAAGGGAGACTACAATGGGCCGGTGTTCGGCTCCTCGGACCGCTGGAATGGCCTGGGCATTATCTTTGATTCCttcgacaacgacaacaagcATAACAATCCCTACATCAGTGCGGTAGTCAACGACGGTACCAAGCAGTACGATCATACCAATGATGGAACGACGCAGTTGCTGAGCGGTTGCCTTAGGGATTTCCGTAACAAGCCCTTCCCCACCCGTGCGCGCATCGAGTACTACAACAACGTGCTCACCGTTCTCATCCACAACGGCAtgaccaacaacaacgacgactACGAGCTGTGTATGCGTTCCGATGGCGTGAATCTGCCCAAGAACGGCTACTTTGGTGTCTCGGCTGCCACCGGCGGCTTGGCCGATGATCACGATGTGTTCCACTTCCTCACCACATCCCTGCACGCTGCTGGGCAGGTCCAGGAGAACCAGAAGGTGGACAACCAGAAGCTGACTGCGGAATACAACGAGTATCAGGATAAGCTGGAGAAGCAAAAGCTAGAATACAAAAAGGAGCATCCGAACGAG CACAAAGACGAGGAGGATTTTGACGAGTTCTACGAGTCGGAAGACCAGCGCGAGCTGCGTCAAATCTGGCAGGGACAGAGCCAAATCGCCGAACACCTGCGCGAGCTGTCCCGCAAAGTGGACGAGATCATTGGACGCCAGGAGAACACGTTAACGCTGGTCTCTCGCGGCCTGGCCGCCAACGCCGGACAGGCCCTGCCACCAGCAGCCGCAGGCAGTgtgccccagcagcagcaattgGGTGGCGGCGGTGTGGTCAGCAGAACCGATGTGGACTTGCTTCTAACCAATCAAAATGTTCTGCTCAGCTCCATACGGGAGATACGGCAACTGGTGGGAGATATCAATGTGCGCACTGATAACATTCAGACAAATCAGAAGCACGCTCCCACAGCCCAGATCCAGTCCACCGGCTACGATGTGCAAACGCTCATAGCCGAGATGCGTGATGGCATGAATCAGGTCAAGCAGGGCATCTCCCATGTGGGACAAAA ATTGGCATCTGCGCCACAGGGCGCAGCGCAGGTGGCCAACTGCCCCACCGGCAGTTGCGTGGGCGTCACACTGTTTCTAAGtgtaaccgttgtgcaattgcTGCTAGTATTTATCTATAATATATTCAA GAACCGCAGTGAGGCGCAGGCGAAAAAGTTCTATTAG